The following are from one region of the Bradyrhizobium sediminis genome:
- a CDS encoding PaaI family thioesterase has protein sequence MTPLEKLNSMKMPFAELKGVKFTEADKDRVVARMLVRPDLCTLHHTIHGGAVMAFADSVGAAATVINLPPDAKGTTTIESKTNFIGGAREGTTVIATATPVHRGRRTQVWQTRLETEDGKLVAVVTQTQMVL, from the coding sequence ATGACGCCGCTGGAAAAACTCAATTCGATGAAGATGCCGTTTGCCGAATTGAAGGGCGTGAAATTCACCGAGGCTGACAAGGACCGCGTGGTGGCGCGGATGCTGGTGCGGCCCGATCTCTGCACGCTGCACCATACGATTCACGGCGGCGCGGTGATGGCGTTCGCGGATTCGGTCGGCGCTGCCGCGACGGTGATCAATCTGCCTCCGGATGCCAAGGGCACCACCACGATCGAGAGCAAGACCAATTTCATCGGCGGCGCCAGGGAAGGGACGACGGTGATTGCGACCGCAACGCCGGTGCATCGCGGCCGCCGCACCCAGGTCTGGCAGACCCGGCTGGAGACCGAGGACGGCAAGCTCGTGGCGGTCGTGACCCAGACCCAGATGGTGCTCTGA
- a CDS encoding cobalamin-binding protein — protein sequence MRQFPPRRIVCLTEETVETLYLLGEEDRIVGVSGYAVRPPRVRREKPRVSAFISADIPKILALQPDLVLAFSDLQADIVADMVRSGVAIHVFNQRDIAGILAMIRTLGALVGAAERADRLAAGFEARLATIAATPRPSARPRVYFEEWDEPLISGIGWVSELIEIAGGEDVLPHLRFQQAAKDRIISPDTVRAAAPDVILASWCGKKVVPDRIKQRPGWSEIPAVRNDRIVEIKSPLILQPGPAALTDGLDAIVKALWPTLPGA from the coding sequence ATGCGCCAGTTCCCTCCTCGCCGGATCGTCTGTCTCACCGAAGAGACCGTGGAGACGCTGTATCTGCTCGGCGAAGAGGACCGCATCGTCGGCGTTTCCGGCTATGCGGTGCGGCCGCCGCGGGTGCGGCGCGAGAAACCGCGGGTGTCGGCCTTCATCTCGGCGGACATTCCGAAAATCCTCGCGCTGCAGCCGGACCTCGTGCTGGCGTTTTCGGACTTGCAGGCGGACATCGTCGCCGACATGGTGCGATCAGGCGTCGCCATCCATGTCTTCAACCAGCGCGACATCGCCGGGATTCTCGCGATGATCCGCACCCTCGGCGCGCTGGTCGGTGCAGCCGAGCGTGCCGATCGACTTGCAGCCGGCTTTGAGGCGCGCCTCGCAACCATCGCAGCCACGCCGCGGCCATCGGCGCGGCCAAGAGTCTATTTCGAGGAATGGGACGAGCCCCTGATCAGCGGCATCGGCTGGGTTTCCGAACTGATCGAGATCGCCGGCGGCGAAGACGTGCTGCCTCACTTGAGGTTTCAACAGGCCGCGAAAGACCGCATCATTTCGCCCGACACGGTGCGCGCCGCAGCACCGGACGTGATCCTCGCTTCCTGGTGCGGCAAGAAGGTGGTCCCCGACAGGATCAAACAACGGCCGGGCTGGAGCGAAATTCCGGCTGTCCGCAACGACCGCATCGTCGAGATCAAGTCGCCGCTGATATTGCAGCCGGGGCCAGCGGCGCTGACGGACGGGCTCGATGCGATCGTGAAGGCATTGTGGCCGACGTTGCCAGGCGCCTGA
- a CDS encoding IS110 family transposase — protein MMAQNDLVVAGIDVAKDKVDGCIRSLSLRRTFANTAEGRRELASWLRRKKVGKAVMEASGGYEREWAKVLRDARIEVRIVDPKRVRSFAQSAGRLAKNDTIDAEMIAWFAETFDEARGQAYDATREQLHQMVNARQALKDMQTKLASQGEHALPAAVQRIHARISKTIAVELVKIEAEISAMIQATPRFTELAEIIESVPGLGRVTSAALIAAMPELGQANNKIVASLLGVAPYDDDSGRRRGERHIKGGRRRTRNMFYMACLGAATQHNPVLKAFYDRLVAKGKLKKVALTACMRKLISILNIMIERRQKWDAKRYAVS, from the coding sequence ATGATGGCACAAAATGATCTCGTTGTCGCGGGGATCGATGTCGCTAAAGACAAGGTGGATGGTTGCATTCGTTCGCTGTCGTTGAGGCGCACGTTCGCAAACACGGCGGAGGGCCGGCGCGAGTTGGCCTCGTGGCTCCGCCGGAAGAAGGTCGGCAAGGCGGTGATGGAGGCGAGCGGCGGCTACGAGCGCGAGTGGGCCAAGGTGCTGCGTGACGCCCGGATCGAGGTTCGGATCGTCGATCCGAAGCGGGTTCGCAGCTTCGCTCAATCGGCCGGGCGGCTCGCCAAGAATGACACGATCGATGCCGAGATGATTGCCTGGTTCGCCGAGACCTTCGACGAAGCTCGGGGCCAGGCCTACGATGCGACGCGCGAGCAGCTTCACCAGATGGTCAATGCGCGCCAGGCACTGAAGGATATGCAAACCAAGCTGGCAAGCCAGGGCGAGCATGCGTTACCGGCTGCGGTGCAGCGGATTCACGCCCGGATATCGAAGACGATCGCCGTCGAGTTGGTCAAGATCGAGGCTGAGATCTCAGCCATGATCCAGGCCACGCCGCGTTTTACCGAACTCGCCGAGATCATCGAAAGCGTTCCGGGACTCGGCCGTGTCACCTCTGCTGCGCTCATTGCCGCCATGCCGGAGCTGGGCCAGGCCAACAACAAGATCGTGGCCTCCTTGTTGGGTGTAGCTCCTTACGATGACGACAGTGGCCGACGTCGAGGCGAACGGCACATCAAGGGCGGACGGCGCCGGACCCGCAACATGTTCTATATGGCCTGCCTTGGGGCGGCGACACAGCACAATCCAGTGTTGAAGGCCTTTTACGACCGCCTGGTGGCGAAGGGAAAACTGAAGAAGGTGGCGCTCACTGCCTGCATGCGCAAGCTGATCAGCATTCTCAACATCATGATCGAGCGGCGCCAGAAGTGGGACGCCAAACGCTACGCGGTCAGCTGA
- a CDS encoding DUF2200 domain-containing protein, giving the protein MAKHRIYTTSFASIYPLYVAKAEKKGRTKAEVDQVISWLTGYGQKELETQLEKQTDFETFFARAPKINPSRALIKGVVCGVRVEDIKEPTMREIRYLDKLIDELAQGKTMDKILRKK; this is encoded by the coding sequence ATGGCAAAACACCGGATCTATACAACGAGCTTCGCCAGCATTTACCCACTTTACGTTGCGAAAGCAGAGAAAAAAGGACGCACAAAAGCAGAGGTCGATCAGGTCATCTCTTGGTTGACGGGCTATGGTCAGAAGGAGCTAGAGACTCAACTGGAAAAACAGACTGACTTTGAAACATTCTTTGCAAGGGCCCCTAAAATCAATCCTTCTCGAGCCTTGATTAAAGGCGTGGTTTGCGGTGTCCGAGTGGAGGATATCAAGGAACCAACTATGCGGGAAATTCGCTACTTGGATAAACTAATCGATGAGCTGGCGCAGGGAAAAACGATGGATAAAATTCTGCGAAAGAAATGA
- a CDS encoding ArgE/DapE family deacylase codes for MNALDTKKKILDAVDAGFDAQLATTRDFVAIPSTRGAEGPCQDMIGDLLRRRGYEVDDWHIDVEELKDLRGFGPIEHDFSRARTVVGTYRPSNNAGKSLILQGHCDVVPAGPLEMWETPPFSPVVKDGRMYGRGACDMKSGTIGALYALDAIKAAGLKPTGRIHFQSVIEEESTGVGALSTLQRGYRADACFIPEPTGGKMVRSQVGVIWFRLRVRGFPVHVFEAGSGSNAIMAAYHLIHALGKLEAEWNERAKADHHFKAVTHPINFNPGIIKGGDWASSVPAWCDVDCRIAILPGWSVSDCQNEILACVSAAARDHRFLSNNPPDVEWSGFLSEGYELKDSAAPEAAFGKAFNAVYGGAVEDLVFTALTDTRFYGLNYNIPSLCFGASGAAMHGFNEYVDLDSLRKSTKATALFIAEWCGVEAI; via the coding sequence ATGAACGCTCTCGACACCAAGAAAAAAATCCTCGACGCCGTCGATGCCGGCTTCGACGCACAGCTCGCCACCACCCGCGACTTCGTCGCTATACCCTCGACCCGCGGCGCGGAGGGGCCTTGCCAGGACATGATCGGCGATCTCCTGCGCCGGCGCGGCTACGAGGTCGACGACTGGCACATCGATGTCGAGGAGCTGAAGGATCTGCGCGGCTTCGGGCCGATCGAGCATGATTTCTCCAGGGCGCGCACCGTGGTCGGCACCTACCGGCCGTCCAACAATGCCGGCAAATCGCTGATCCTGCAGGGACACTGCGACGTGGTGCCGGCCGGACCGCTGGAGATGTGGGAGACGCCGCCGTTCTCGCCGGTCGTGAAGGACGGCAGGATGTATGGCCGCGGCGCCTGCGACATGAAATCCGGCACCATCGGTGCGCTCTATGCGCTCGATGCGATCAAGGCCGCCGGCCTGAAGCCGACGGGACGGATTCACTTTCAAAGCGTGATCGAGGAGGAGTCAACCGGTGTCGGTGCGCTCTCGACCCTGCAGCGCGGCTATCGCGCCGACGCCTGCTTCATTCCCGAGCCGACCGGCGGCAAGATGGTGCGCTCGCAGGTCGGCGTGATCTGGTTCCGCCTCAGGGTGCGCGGCTTTCCGGTGCACGTGTTCGAGGCCGGCTCAGGCTCCAACGCGATCATGGCGGCCTATCACCTCATCCATGCGCTGGGAAAGCTCGAGGCCGAATGGAACGAGCGCGCCAAGGCCGACCATCATTTCAAGGCGGTGACGCATCCGATCAATTTCAATCCCGGCATCATCAAGGGCGGCGACTGGGCTTCCAGCGTGCCGGCGTGGTGCGATGTCGATTGCCGGATCGCGATCCTGCCGGGCTGGTCGGTTTCCGATTGCCAGAACGAAATCCTCGCCTGCGTCTCGGCGGCGGCGCGCGATCATCGCTTCCTTTCCAACAATCCGCCGGACGTGGAATGGTCGGGCTTTCTGTCGGAGGGTTATGAACTGAAGGATTCCGCGGCGCCGGAAGCCGCTTTCGGCAAGGCCTTCAACGCGGTCTATGGCGGAGCCGTCGAAGACCTCGTGTTCACCGCGCTGACCGACACGCGGTTCTACGGATTGAACTACAACATCCCGAGCCTGTGCTTCGGCGCCAGCGGCGCGGCGATGCACGGCTTCAACGAATATGTCGATTTGGACTCGCTGCGCAAATCGACCAAGGCCACCGCGCTGTTCATCGCGGAATGGTGCGGGGTGGAGGCGATTTAG
- a CDS encoding DUF6719 family protein, translating to MKQDARAIMKSSPIRRLSMLLLAAFALCALAPSAIAEQVSRERDIVNLRLGQRVLVDDGSCPAGQIKEVSGAQLTTTRVIPARKCIPRLGSRKR from the coding sequence ATGAAACAGGATGCGCGCGCCATCATGAAGTCTTCTCCGATCAGGCGATTGTCGATGCTGCTGCTCGCAGCTTTCGCGCTGTGCGCGTTGGCGCCATCGGCGATCGCCGAACAGGTGTCGCGCGAGCGGGACATCGTCAATCTGCGGTTGGGCCAGCGCGTCCTGGTCGATGACGGCTCCTGCCCCGCCGGCCAGATCAAGGAAGTATCCGGCGCCCAGTTGACCACAACGCGAGTCATCCCCGCGCGAAAATGCATTCCACGCCTGGGGTCCAGGAAACGCTAG
- a CDS encoding serine hydrolase domain-containing protein has protein sequence MQLRRILMPCAALVALAFPAAAAPDEELLGKSAGYPIGTRASWFYDESVRVGSFSNLDTLLPHYTLQKAASPLPLPTAASPPKIEYRFENRTLMLDDFLARRRITGLLLIKDGEVLFERYQYDRKPSQRFVSHSMAKSIVSIAVGMALAEGKIASLDDLVSRYVPKLAGSPYGETSIRNVLRMSSGVAFREVYDGKDDLTRFSVLRNWHGSIEALREFRVREAKQGARFHYASSETVILAVLLRAVTGTSLSEYLTGRLWQPMGAEADATWVKTPDGIESASGSFNATLRDYGRLGVLLANDGAVGARQVVPKDYLLEATDWHRQPEAFAPGRATPLFGYGYQFWTFPGWKRRFALLGVYGQSIFVDPELKLVMVVTAAARNASVGKESFAAERDAVWRGVIRKFGSR, from the coding sequence ATGCAGCTACGGCGAATCCTGATGCCGTGCGCGGCGCTTGTCGCGCTGGCGTTCCCGGCCGCCGCCGCTCCCGACGAAGAACTGTTGGGAAAATCGGCCGGCTATCCGATCGGCACCCGCGCCAGCTGGTTCTACGACGAAAGCGTGCGGGTTGGCTCGTTCAGCAACCTCGACACGCTGTTACCCCACTACACGCTCCAGAAGGCGGCCTCACCGCTGCCGCTTCCCACGGCCGCCAGCCCGCCGAAGATCGAATACCGGTTCGAAAATCGGACGCTGATGCTCGACGATTTTCTCGCTCGCCGGCGCATCACCGGCCTGCTGCTGATCAAGGATGGCGAAGTGCTGTTCGAGCGCTATCAATATGATCGCAAGCCGTCGCAGCGCTTCGTTTCCCACTCGATGGCGAAATCCATCGTCAGCATCGCAGTCGGGATGGCGCTGGCCGAAGGCAAGATCGCTTCGCTGGACGATCTGGTCTCCAGATACGTGCCTAAGCTTGCCGGCAGTCCCTATGGTGAGACGTCGATCCGAAATGTGCTGAGAATGTCGTCCGGCGTCGCATTCAGGGAAGTCTATGACGGCAAGGACGATCTGACGCGGTTCTCGGTGCTTCGAAACTGGCATGGATCGATCGAAGCATTGCGTGAATTCAGGGTTCGCGAAGCAAAGCAGGGCGCCCGCTTTCATTACGCCTCCAGCGAAACCGTCATCCTGGCGGTGCTGCTGCGTGCGGTGACCGGAACGTCGCTCAGCGAATACCTGACCGGACGGCTGTGGCAGCCAATGGGCGCGGAAGCCGACGCGACATGGGTCAAGACGCCGGACGGCATTGAAAGCGCGTCGGGAAGCTTCAATGCGACCTTGCGCGACTACGGACGGTTGGGTGTGCTGCTGGCCAATGACGGCGCGGTCGGCGCGCGGCAGGTCGTGCCGAAAGACTATCTGCTCGAAGCGACCGACTGGCACCGGCAACCCGAAGCGTTCGCGCCGGGGCGCGCCACGCCGCTTTTCGGTTATGGCTACCAGTTCTGGACTTTTCCGGGCTGGAAGCGGAGGTTCGCCTTGCTGGGCGTTTATGGTCAGTCGATCTTCGTTGACCCCGAACTCAAGCTCGTGATGGTCGTTACAGCCGCGGCAAGGAACGCCAGCGTCGGAAAAGAGTCCTTCGCAGCGGAGCGCGACGCAGTCTGGCGCGGAGTGATCCGTAAATTCGGGAGCCGGTAG
- a CDS encoding CreA family protein, with the protein MTCKAPSPYDTKWRLWALLALVLALAPAAPAFAADEPDLIFRRSTVFKWISPNDKLATYAVDDPEVEGVACHFTVPERGGFKGWLGLAEEVSDISLACRQIAPIRFKGRLEQGDDMFRRRRSLFFKKMQIVRGCDAKRNVLVYMVYSDKLIEGSPKNSTSTVPIMPWGAADGTVQKCGEFIQ; encoded by the coding sequence ATGACATGCAAAGCCCCCAGCCCGTATGACACCAAATGGAGGCTTTGGGCCTTGCTGGCGCTTGTATTGGCGTTGGCGCCGGCAGCGCCGGCATTCGCAGCCGACGAGCCGGACCTGATCTTTCGCCGCTCGACCGTCTTCAAGTGGATCAGCCCCAACGACAAGCTTGCGACCTATGCCGTCGACGATCCCGAGGTCGAGGGCGTGGCTTGTCACTTCACGGTGCCGGAGAGGGGCGGCTTCAAAGGTTGGCTCGGGCTTGCCGAAGAAGTGTCAGATATTTCACTGGCTTGCCGCCAGATCGCTCCAATTCGCTTCAAGGGCAGGCTGGAGCAGGGCGACGACATGTTCCGGAGGCGCCGCTCGCTGTTCTTCAAGAAGATGCAGATCGTCCGCGGCTGCGACGCCAAGCGTAACGTGCTGGTCTATATGGTGTACTCGGACAAGCTGATCGAAGGGTCGCCGAAGAATTCGACCTCCACGGTGCCGATCATGCCGTGGGGAGCCGCCGATGGCACGGTTCAGAAATGCGGCGAGTTCATCCAGTGA
- a CDS encoding L,D-transpeptidase gives MDGHRISVAAIATGRFWQVAALTAAGAIGSASQAEAALYYWGYSEPGYYRPGPTVQPRRQRPRRQTTAKPAAEKQAVAKPVGPLIIAISIEKQKVRVYDANGFFAESPVSTGMKGHPTPMGVFSIIQKHKLHHSNIYSGAPMPFMQRITWSGVAMHAGVLPGYPASHGCIRMPMAFAQKMWNWTRMGARVVVTPGEMTPASFSHPLLMTQKVVPVANDAPQVDAPLGVKSDKGADARPASKPADTAETKLELRSTVGHGQLTQTADASSAMPANAAVIMSDASSAGEAAPAKAAEGSGAEAKPEAAKSDEVKPETAKSEAEPESAKTADAAASEDKPANAKPADIVTGEVKAAEPDNSAVKAEAQPETTAGVAKTGSPKAETVKAEEPKATEKPAEPAKTVADAPATALDAKTDEVKKDPARLPAVEKAARAEPKREGQIAVFISHKDGKLYVRQNFKPVFDVPVTIAPSDRLLGTHVFTAEADRSDPNRLRWSVVSLPVSARNAQKNDDERLSRRRKVAGTAPAEVKPLPAPNSPAEALDRITIPPDAMARIAEALTTGGSIVVSDQSIKQGETGEGTDFIVPLR, from the coding sequence GTGGACGGGCATCGGATTTCTGTTGCGGCGATTGCGACCGGACGGTTCTGGCAAGTTGCGGCTTTGACGGCGGCCGGAGCGATCGGCTCCGCCTCCCAGGCTGAAGCCGCCCTCTATTACTGGGGGTACTCCGAACCCGGATATTATCGGCCGGGCCCGACGGTTCAGCCGCGCCGGCAACGGCCGCGCCGGCAAACGACCGCCAAGCCCGCGGCGGAAAAGCAAGCCGTCGCCAAGCCGGTCGGACCGCTGATCATTGCGATCTCGATCGAGAAGCAGAAGGTAAGGGTTTACGACGCCAACGGTTTCTTTGCGGAAAGCCCGGTCTCGACGGGGATGAAGGGTCATCCGACGCCGATGGGCGTGTTCAGCATCATTCAGAAACACAAGCTGCACCACTCCAACATCTACAGCGGCGCGCCGATGCCGTTCATGCAGCGGATCACCTGGTCCGGCGTCGCCATGCACGCCGGCGTGCTGCCGGGCTATCCGGCGTCGCACGGCTGCATCCGCATGCCGATGGCGTTTGCCCAGAAGATGTGGAACTGGACCAGGATGGGCGCGCGGGTGGTCGTCACCCCTGGCGAGATGACGCCCGCCAGTTTCTCGCATCCGCTGCTCATGACCCAAAAGGTGGTGCCGGTTGCCAACGACGCCCCGCAAGTGGATGCGCCGCTCGGCGTGAAATCCGACAAGGGCGCCGATGCCAGGCCGGCAAGCAAACCGGCCGACACCGCCGAGACGAAACTTGAGTTGCGATCGACCGTCGGCCACGGCCAGTTGACCCAGACCGCCGATGCCAGCAGCGCCATGCCGGCGAATGCCGCGGTCATCATGTCCGACGCTTCGTCCGCCGGCGAGGCCGCTCCGGCCAAGGCCGCGGAAGGCTCCGGCGCTGAAGCGAAGCCGGAAGCCGCAAAATCCGACGAGGTCAAACCGGAAACCGCCAAATCCGAAGCTGAACCGGAGAGTGCAAAGACCGCAGATGCAGCGGCGTCCGAGGACAAGCCGGCCAATGCCAAACCGGCTGACATCGTCACCGGCGAGGTCAAGGCGGCTGAGCCCGACAATTCCGCGGTAAAGGCCGAAGCCCAGCCGGAAACGACCGCGGGTGTTGCGAAAACCGGGTCGCCCAAAGCCGAGACCGTCAAGGCAGAAGAACCGAAGGCGACCGAGAAGCCAGCCGAACCCGCCAAAACGGTTGCGGACGCGCCCGCCACTGCGCTTGATGCGAAAACGGATGAAGTAAAAAAGGATCCCGCGCGCCTGCCGGCGGTCGAAAAGGCCGCAAGGGCGGAGCCGAAGCGCGAAGGCCAGATCGCGGTGTTCATCAGCCACAAGGATGGCAAGCTGTATGTCCGGCAGAACTTCAAGCCGGTGTTCGACGTACCCGTGACGATCGCGCCGAGCGACCGCCTGCTGGGCACCCATGTATTCACGGCGGAGGCCGACAGGAGCGATCCCAACAGGCTGCGCTGGTCGGTGGTGTCGCTGCCGGTTTCGGCGCGCAACGCGCAGAAGAACGACGACGAGCGCCTCTCGCGGCGGCGCAAGGTCGCGGGCACGGCGCCCGCCGAAGTGAAGCCGTTGCCGGCGCCGAAC